A single Sulfurimonas aquatica DNA region contains:
- a CDS encoding carboxypeptidase-like regulatory domain-containing protein, whose protein sequence is MFKKTLMYFLSITLLSIMLGCTSGGGGGSSSPEVVTEVVTNPPAVVVDPVVVNSSTSFSINTSSVSDNLSRGTASSTSEFGDNYKLVVLRGSADITADYSDSINTTNENGVINIEFSKVTTDGVLTSGSDGLLVGDIITLEVSGYAPQQFVVTQSMLDLNANALVLKQIDSRQTFTLENLTSGSDRVSARSSMGAKVYSTDTEVVFETLNKSVQLSFDTEGFNRLTQSIARLPQADGNTLVTMDMTTVDPNLEDDAAIGDFSYKPTAADNRDISRATMADNDEDTGLESVVMANVEMRTSNGDTIDCFGGGNFDEATQTCDDDKIATLKMKVPASQFERYAKSYNNGSLIVPLYSYSKSEATWIRQTDSSGEPIDGELVLEDNDANQLANEGDTLFIVGTVGHFSYWNGDYPIQNTCLKGTIVPGANGIPYGTLIKTQGIDYSGRKTSQRLSDETTAFDKLNARRSSQVDVFIEYSDGSTSSHKTVSTTESPVTDECQDVGEFTVDDGTLITITVEDQTGAKLNRARVRAAGSSKYTDENGTAEFTIYGSGTSVTAYYYLDGNSFSAQKDVNETATVVIDTSLTELKGSVSVKENGVSSPAVGAYVYVRATDYSYSRSASVNDDGTYSVNLPKTKVADHTEVNIRVSYYYREYAKYLYANVDKTLDANSINNIDAIELTIKPVTITGRVTQRFATDDKIGISGAYVYLGRRSVYADSEGYYAATIFDEGDDNITAYAYDYSSYKSSEKKYLNPIDGNQSIDFQIDNRPSYITGKVINTKGVGIENARVYWTGDWRSVRSDENGSFTIKTYTMEENNRNYVVRAYLDGKYKDYDANLSTIGTTVDAGYLTFDFNIAPVIKDVVLDPSDPVAGKEFLVQIDAYDIDGDELTYTLENRYSGYHEVTISDTSDSGVYNVTANSAGSIYLLVTVSDGVKETTKYLSRYIKRNSVPYISSVSGVVSDYDKSSDMNVTVSAYDNDGDSLTYLFELLDLNGKNHNDKLTQNDNSVLISKSIANASYKLKVSVSDGVNQREAKKSFTADNNIKPVILDIYANTVPTKSKAFYAKTTDTISLEANASDANGDALTYSWSIAGKTSTDKTFALGTVGIGTYTGYLQVSDTAGLYDTAKFSLVIAANQKPTFSSLTWEPTIIVKDSNGIYTNGDDENISDVTLTVVAADEENDTLEYTFGNIDGDTIVGTASANSATYPLNTLKAGKHAVKVTLTDGTNTVVRYTSFEIKQNNPPVIKAFYVPYTAKSASVINVNAFAVDNEGDTLTYKWSTTSGTLSGETTSNAKVALPTVTLDTNVTVTLDVTAGKDTVRRTRVVTVRPNQPPTIKTKRFYSTSVIEGDKVNFEATAYDIDGSVKSYEWLVDGTVVTTGTISSFTANTVGVYTVSLRITDDSNAQTVEEFTKDKLTVSAKNAAPIINSLVATSVNLLPGEDTNLSVSASDADGDLISTVWSSTGGTLTSNNDKASFSATEVGTYTITAKVTDGTHTPVQKSIEVTVESVTFNLSASKTSVITGTEVTLNSSFSDSTIVSSATTWSISSKPAGSTVSVVGDGSSGKISPDVAGTYTLKAQTSLYGITYSKEISISASTEIVGNVIEGVIEGANGDILVGAQIRLYNKADSAIYDVMLTSDADGGYKFTDIPAGDYYLVVYAGQDYIQTTQVVTVN, encoded by the coding sequence TACTACGTGGTTCGGCAGATATAACAGCGGACTATTCAGATAGTATCAATACAACAAATGAAAATGGTGTTATAAATATAGAATTTTCAAAAGTTACAACTGATGGAGTTCTAACAAGTGGATCAGATGGACTTCTTGTAGGGGATATCATTACATTAGAAGTTTCTGGTTATGCTCCTCAGCAATTTGTTGTAACACAATCCATGTTGGATTTAAATGCTAATGCTTTAGTCCTAAAACAGATTGACTCTCGTCAAACTTTTACATTAGAAAACCTAACAAGTGGAAGCGATAGAGTAAGTGCTAGATCTTCAATGGGTGCAAAAGTATACTCTACTGATACAGAAGTTGTATTTGAAACACTTAACAAGTCTGTTCAACTATCATTTGATACAGAAGGGTTTAACCGTTTAACTCAAAGCATAGCTCGTTTACCACAAGCAGATGGAAATACACTTGTGACTATGGATATGACGACAGTTGATCCAAACCTTGAAGACGATGCGGCTATTGGTGATTTTTCTTACAAACCAACTGCTGCTGACAATAGAGACATATCTCGTGCGACGATGGCAGATAATGATGAAGACACAGGTTTGGAGTCTGTTGTTATGGCAAATGTCGAGATGAGAACTTCAAATGGTGACACTATAGATTGTTTTGGTGGCGGTAATTTTGATGAGGCTACCCAGACATGTGATGATGACAAAATAGCTACTTTAAAAATGAAAGTACCTGCAAGTCAGTTTGAAAGGTATGCAAAATCATATAATAATGGTTCACTTATTGTACCTTTGTACTCATATAGTAAATCTGAAGCAACTTGGATAAGACAAACAGACTCTTCAGGCGAACCTATAGACGGTGAATTAGTATTAGAGGATAATGATGCAAATCAATTGGCTAATGAAGGAGACACTCTATTTATTGTAGGTACTGTTGGGCACTTTAGTTACTGGAATGGAGATTATCCAATTCAAAATACATGCTTAAAGGGAACTATAGTGCCGGGGGCAAATGGTATTCCTTATGGTACACTAATTAAAACACAAGGTATAGATTATTCTGGTAGAAAAACATCTCAACGCCTGAGTGATGAGACTACGGCATTTGATAAGTTAAATGCTAGAAGAAGCTCACAAGTAGATGTTTTTATAGAGTATTCTGATGGATCAACTAGCTCTCATAAAACAGTTTCAACGACTGAGAGTCCCGTCACAGATGAATGTCAAGATGTTGGTGAATTCACAGTTGATGATGGCACTCTTATAACTATAACTGTAGAGGACCAAACAGGTGCTAAACTTAATAGAGCTCGAGTACGTGCTGCCGGAAGTTCAAAATACACTGATGAAAATGGAACTGCTGAGTTTACTATATATGGTTCGGGAACTTCAGTTACGGCTTACTACTACCTAGATGGCAACTCTTTTAGTGCACAAAAAGATGTTAATGAAACTGCAACAGTAGTTATAGACACATCGTTAACAGAGCTAAAAGGCAGTGTTAGCGTTAAAGAAAATGGAGTTAGTTCTCCTGCCGTAGGCGCGTATGTATATGTAAGAGCAACAGATTATAGCTATAGCAGATCTGCAAGTGTAAATGATGATGGGACATATAGTGTTAATTTACCAAAAACAAAAGTTGCTGATCATACTGAAGTTAACATTCGCGTTTCATACTACTATAGAGAGTATGCAAAATATCTTTATGCTAACGTAGATAAAACATTAGATGCAAATAGTATTAATAATATAGATGCTATTGAGTTGACAATTAAGCCTGTAACAATTACTGGTCGTGTGACTCAACGTTTCGCTACAGATGATAAGATAGGGATTAGCGGTGCTTATGTTTATTTGGGTAGAAGATCAGTTTATGCGGATAGCGAAGGCTATTATGCAGCTACTATATTTGATGAAGGTGATGACAATATAACAGCTTACGCTTATGATTACTCATCATATAAGTCTTCAGAGAAAAAATATCTCAATCCAATAGATGGGAACCAGAGTATTGATTTCCAAATAGATAACAGACCATCGTATATCACTGGTAAAGTAATAAATACAAAAGGTGTGGGCATTGAAAATGCACGTGTATATTGGACAGGAGATTGGAGATCTGTAAGAAGCGATGAAAATGGTTCTTTTACTATTAAAACTTATACAATGGAAGAAAACAATAGAAACTATGTAGTAAGAGCATACCTTGATGGTAAATATAAGGATTATGATGCTAACTTAAGCACTATAGGTACAACAGTGGACGCTGGTTATTTGACATTTGACTTTAATATCGCTCCTGTGATTAAGGATGTGGTGTTAGATCCATCGGACCCAGTTGCAGGAAAAGAGTTCTTGGTGCAAATTGATGCTTACGACATTGATGGTGATGAACTTACTTATACACTTGAAAATCGCTATAGTGGATACCATGAAGTTACTATCTCAGATACTAGCGATAGTGGAGTTTATAATGTGACAGCAAATAGTGCTGGATCAATCTATTTACTAGTTACTGTTAGTGATGGCGTTAAAGAAACGACAAAATATTTAAGTCGTTATATAAAAAGAAATTCTGTACCATATATAAGTAGTGTAAGTGGTGTAGTAAGTGACTATGATAAGTCATCAGATATGAATGTAACCGTATCTGCTTATGACAATGATGGAGACTCATTAACGTATCTATTTGAATTGTTAGATTTAAATGGTAAGAATCATAATGACAAATTAACTCAGAATGATAATAGTGTGCTTATAAGTAAAAGTATTGCTAATGCTTCATATAAGTTAAAGGTCAGTGTGAGTGATGGTGTAAATCAGAGAGAGGCCAAAAAATCATTTACAGCAGATAATAATATTAAACCAGTTATCTTAGACATCTATGCGAATACTGTTCCGACAAAAAGTAAAGCATTTTACGCTAAAACTACAGATACTATTAGCTTAGAAGCAAATGCAAGCGATGCAAATGGTGATGCATTAACATATTCTTGGAGTATTGCAGGAAAAACATCTACGGATAAAACTTTTGCATTAGGAACAGTTGGAATAGGTACTTATACTGGGTATCTTCAAGTTAGTGACACAGCGGGTCTTTATGACACTGCAAAATTTTCATTAGTGATAGCGGCGAATCAAAAACCGACTTTTAGTTCATTAACATGGGAGCCTACTATTATAGTTAAAGATTCAAATGGAATCTATACTAATGGAGATGATGAGAATATTAGTGATGTGACATTAACGGTTGTGGCAGCTGATGAAGAAAATGATACATTAGAGTATACTTTTGGTAACATAGACGGAGATACGATAGTAGGTACTGCAAGTGCAAATAGTGCAACATACCCACTTAACACTTTGAAAGCTGGAAAACATGCGGTAAAAGTTACTCTAACTGATGGAACAAATACAGTGGTTAGATACACTTCTTTTGAAATTAAGCAAAATAACCCTCCAGTTATAAAAGCTTTCTATGTTCCATATACGGCAAAAAGTGCTTCTGTCATCAATGTAAACGCATTTGCAGTGGATAATGAAGGGGATACTTTAACATATAAATGGAGTACGACAAGCGGTACTCTCAGTGGTGAGACTACATCTAATGCTAAAGTTGCTTTACCGACAGTTACTTTAGACACAAATGTAACCGTTACATTAGATGTGACTGCTGGAAAAGACACAGTAAGAAGAACACGTGTTGTGACGGTAAGACCAAATCAGCCACCAACTATTAAGACTAAGCGTTTTTATTCGACAAGTGTGATAGAAGGTGATAAGGTGAACTTTGAAGCTACGGCTTATGATATAGACGGTAGTGTTAAATCGTATGAATGGTTAGTTGATGGGACGGTGGTGACTACTGGTACTATTTCTAGTTTTACAGCCAACACAGTAGGCGTTTATACAGTGTCATTAAGAATTACAGATGATAGCAATGCACAAACAGTAGAAGAGTTTACTAAAGACAAACTTACTGTTAGTGCTAAAAATGCAGCACCGATTATAAATAGTTTAGTTGCTACATCAGTAAATTTACTTCCAGGCGAAGATACAAACTTAAGTGTGAGTGCAAGTGATGCAGATGGAGATTTGATTAGTACAGTTTGGAGTAGCACAGGTGGTACTTTAACGTCTAACAATGATAAGGCGAGTTTCTCGGCTACGGAAGTAGGAACATATACCATTACAGCTAAAGTCACAGATGGTACTCATACTCCAGTGCAAAAAAGTATTGAGGTTACTGTTGAGAGTGTGACATTTAACCTTAGCGCTTCTAAAACTTCGGTTATCACTGGAACAGAGGTTACACTTAACAGCTCTTTTAGCGATTCAACTATAGTCTCAAGTGCGACTACTTGGAGTATTTCTTCAAAACCAGCTGGTTCAACTGTAAGTGTAGTAGGCGATGGATCATCAGGGAAAATATCACCTGATGTGGCAGGAACATATACTTTAAAAGCTCAAACGTCACTCTATGGCATAACATACTCAAAAGAGATTTCTATCTCAGCAAGTACTGAGATTGTAGGTAATGTTATCGAAGGTGTTATTGAAGGTGCTAATGGAGATATATTAGTGGGTGCTCAAATTAGACTTTACAACAAAGCTGATAGTGCTATATATGATGTAATGCTAACAAGTGATGCAGATGGAGGGTATAAGTTTACTGATATCCCTGCTGGTGATTATTACCTAGTTGTCTATGCTGGTCAAGACTATATTCAGACGACTCAAGTCGTAACTGTTAATTAA